A section of the Anabaena cylindrica PCC 7122 genome encodes:
- a CDS encoding LL-diaminopimelate aminotransferase, producing the protein MTKMEFAKRLQPLQSNVFADMDRAKAIAVAAGRELIDLSLGSSDLPAENHVIEAIAKSLYDPSTHGYLLFRGTKGFRQAVAQWYEQKFGIKVDPETEVLPLIGSQEGTAHLPLAILNPGDFALLLDPGYPSHVGGVYLASGQIYTMPLKAENNFLPVLTDIPASVLAQSRMMVLSYPHNPTSAIAPLSFFKEAVAFCQQNNIVLVHDFPYVDLVFTEAETPSSQSLVPSILQADPEKSVSIEFFTLSKSYNMGGFRIGYAIGNAELIQALRQVKAAVDFNQYLGILNGAIAALTGNQAGVKVAVDTFRQRRDTFINALHRIGWNVPTPEATMYIWAKLPEYWSNNSIEFCTELVEKTGVAASPGAGFGKAGEGYVRFALVQEPDVLETAVERIAEFLK; encoded by the coding sequence ATGACTAAGATGGAATTTGCAAAACGGTTACAACCTCTACAATCTAATGTATTTGCTGATATGGACAGAGCCAAGGCTATTGCTGTGGCTGCTGGACGGGAATTAATTGATTTATCTCTTGGTTCTTCCGATTTACCGGCGGAAAATCATGTCATTGAAGCGATCGCCAAATCTCTCTATGATCCTAGTACTCACGGTTATTTGCTGTTTCGGGGTACAAAAGGGTTTCGTCAAGCTGTGGCACAATGGTATGAACAAAAGTTCGGTATTAAAGTTGACCCAGAAACAGAAGTTTTACCTCTGATTGGTTCTCAGGAAGGAACTGCTCATTTACCTTTAGCAATTCTCAATCCCGGCGATTTTGCCCTATTATTAGACCCTGGTTATCCTTCCCATGTCGGAGGAGTTTATTTAGCTAGTGGGCAAATTTACACAATGCCATTAAAGGCAGAAAATAATTTTTTACCCGTGTTGACTGATATTCCCGCTTCAGTTTTGGCTCAGTCACGAATGATGGTATTAAGCTATCCCCATAATCCCACCAGTGCGATCGCACCTTTATCTTTCTTCAAAGAAGCCGTAGCTTTTTGTCAGCAAAATAATATCGTCCTAGTTCACGATTTCCCCTATGTAGATTTAGTTTTTACAGAAGCCGAAACTCCCAGTTCCCAATCCTTAGTTCCTTCAATTTTGCAAGCTGACCCAGAAAAAAGCGTCTCTATTGAGTTTTTTACCTTGTCGAAGTCTTACAATATGGGTGGTTTCCGCATAGGTTATGCGATCGGTAATGCCGAACTAATTCAAGCTTTAAGACAGGTAAAAGCCGCAGTTGACTTTAATCAATATTTAGGAATTTTAAATGGTGCGATCGCCGCACTGACAGGAAATCAAGCTGGTGTTAAAGTTGCCGTTGATACCTTCCGTCAACGCCGTGATACTTTTATAAATGCCTTACACCGTATTGGTTGGAACGTTCCCACACCCGAAGCAACAATGTACATTTGGGCAAAATTACCTGAATATTGGAGTAACAATTCTATTGAATTCTGCACCGAGCTAGTGGAAAAAACAGGTGTAGCTGCTTCCCCTGGTGCAGGTTTTGGCAAAGCTGGAGAAGGCTATGTTCGTTTTGCTTTGGTACAAGAGCCAGATGTTTTAGAAACCGCTGTCGAGAGAATTGCAGAGTTTCTGAAATAA